In the genome of Candidatus Neomarinimicrobiota bacterium, one region contains:
- the cdd gene encoding cytidine deaminase, whose product MNKLIQTAIEMMDKARAPYSQYKVGAAVETSDGKIIGGCNVENACYPLSNCAEQTALFTAIAKGKSQFKTLAVATQNGGFPCGACRQVIWELCGDIPIYICNMNGIVNETTSKNLLPSPFDETKLK is encoded by the coding sequence ATGAATAAATTAATCCAAACCGCAATCGAAATGATGGATAAAGCACGGGCTCCTTATTCCCAATATAAAGTCGGCGCCGCTGTGGAAACATCGGATGGGAAGATCATTGGAGGCTGTAATGTGGAAAATGCTTGTTACCCCCTATCCAATTGCGCTGAACAAACAGCCCTTTTCACTGCAATCGCAAAAGGCAAGTCTCAATTCAAAACACTTGCAGTTGCAACCCAAAATGGTGGCTTCCCATGCGGTGCATGTCGACAGGTTATCTGGGAATTATGCGGCGACATTCCTATTTATATATGTAATATGAATGGCATTGTAAATGAAACAACAAGCAAAAATCTTCTTCCAAGTCCTTTTGATGAAACAAAGTTAAAATGA